Genomic window (Shewanella psychropiezotolerans):
TTCAGCTTGCCATTTCATGTTCAAAAAACCCTTTTTTTCGACATAAATAGATATTGCTGTGAGCTTATGTCGATTCAATCGACATGTAAAGAAAACATGTTTATAAAAATTGATTTAATCGACATGAAGTGCATTTTATGAGTCATTATGTCGATTGCGACAACATGTATAGAAAGTGCTGATATCTATACAGGTAAAATTTATATGTATAGAAAACGCGAATCCCTATACATACTGCTACTACACGCTAACCAGCTTGCCAAAGGTACTAATTAAGAACATCACGTACGGTATTTAGTAGGTCATGAAAGGGTACTAACTACTTTTTAGAACTGATTCAACACCTGAGATGGAAGCGTTGATTCAATGAACCATGATGAAGATGTTAAACAAGTAAACTTCATTACCTCTAAAACTGGTATCAAAAAACACTCGTATATTGATATCAGCTTTCTCTACTTAATATCGGTATCATAAAATTAGGGTCTATCTTTGATGGCACTTTAATTATTTGATACCTCAATACTTGATACCTTCTATAAAAGTGAGTGACCCATGCTTCATCATATTTGGACTGGTCGCCAAGGCCTGCGGTGTTGGCTGGAATAATTCCAACTAAGCTAGGTGCGAGTCGAGCACTTCTTGGGCGCTGACGTTCTTCACATTCATAAACTCATCTTTCGATTCAAAGTTACCCATGGGGATGATCTGCAGTCCTTTCTCTTTACCATTGGGAATATTCACAAACTGATATCCTATTCAACTTCGGGGTCCAGGTTCGTGTCGGAGGCATTCATGATAAAGCCCATGTGAGCGTCATTGATAAAGTCTCTACGTCTGAACAGGGTGGCTCTTCGTTAAGGAGTGCAGCTTGCAGACCGCCCAAATAATCAGGGCAACCATAGTCCTGCTGCATCCAAATAATATCTTTGGCCTTATAGCGTTTGGATTGTTGATTACGCCCGAGTACTACAGTGCTGCCTTCTTTACCCACGTAAGTGATAGCTGAGTAGGGGGAATAATCGCTCCACCTGGCGAAAGCCGTTGCGGATCTTAAGCAAAGTCACATCACCAAACTGCACCAGATTTAAAAAGCTCGCCTTAACCTCTAGCGCACCTATACAGTCAGAGACAAAACGACTCTGAAATCTGTGTAAATGAGCAAAAGGTTTGAGTTTGGTCTAATATTTTTCATGGGGCAACATCATAGGAGGACTGAATATTTCATCATGGGATCAACTAAGTCGATATGTTTCACTATCAAGGAGTCGAAAATGAAACAAGTAATAATCGTCCTAAACGTGACAATTGCTAATGATCAAGTTGTCCATGCTCGTTTACAAAGTATGACAGATTCTAAAGGTGTTGATATAACAGATAAATTCATACATTTTTGTGATGATAGAAAGCTAGTCCCTACAACTCTGATTGAATTTGAACAAGCTAAAGATTTATTCGTTAAAGACAGCGACTCGTGGTTGCCATAAAACATACATGTTGTTCATTGGTAAAATCATCATCGTGGATAAAAGTTAAAGCTGTGTGGTCAATTGGTGGACATTAGATGTGACAAAGGGTTAGCCTTTGTTTTAATTGGTGGGGGCGGCGGGGCTCTTGTTTAGAGTGTAACTTGTTGATTTAAACTTGTTTGTGTTGTGCGTATTTTGTAGGTGTTCCATTAGGTGTTCCATTGGAAGCGAGTCACTTTGGCCTTGTGTCAGGATAGTAAGAAAAAACTTTTAAAATTTGACAAAAAAATCATCGACGGCCTTCCTCGTATCATTCTAGCAAGTAAACCCACTCTGATTATAGCCATTAATTCCACCAGCCTGTTTAACTGGCTGCTTCGAAAGTTGAAAAAAACGTCCATTGCGCTCCCCTTCAAATTCACCATGTGGTTAGCTCCAGGTTTACAGACATTTAGTGATAATCGTTATTATCATGGTGTTAGGTTCTAGTGGTCATATTGAAAGCTGTAGTTGAGTTATTGTTCATTTACAATAGTTAGCTAGAGGCAATGCCTCTAGCTAATATGGTCTATATAAAGTATGGTTAAACTTCAGTAGCTGTAAGCTTTTTAGCAAATACTTTATGTGGAAAATGAATTAAGACGATTTTTCACGACTCTGTGATAATTCATCTTAATCAGCCCAATTTAGATGATTTGAGCGGAACAGTTCAACTCCAGTGCGTCGTATAGAGTCAATCCATAGGCTTGCATCCTGATCACTGGCTCCATAACTGCTAATAGCACAGTCTTTGAGCACCCGATGCTCATTCTCTAGAGTTGTTGGCATCAACCCAGCGTCATCGGTATTGATACATACACGCACAGAGCCACTACGGATACCAAAGAGGTTTGCTCTTCCTCCTGGTTGCAGTTCATCCCGCTTTGGAGGAGACCATCTGAAGATTGGATGCTCATCGTAGGAGTTTAATCTGCCTATATAGAGGTTCGAAGTCGGGCAGGCTTCCAATACCCATTGAGATTGACTGAAGCGTTCTAGCATCAGATCTTGAATCCCATGGATTAATTCAAGTTCAGCTGGCGATAATACATCTTCAAGTTGCCCTGACAGTAAGTTACGGGCGCCAATTTTTCCATTTCTTGAGTAATGAATTGAGACAACTTGTTCACGATCTCTATCATGTCTAGGTCGATCTAAGTATTTAACCCAAAGCTGATAAGACTCGTTTGCTGAGCTTGAATTATTTTCATCTTGAGCATGACGGATCAAATCGAAGTCGGGGACCCAAAGTGGCCACTTCGTACCCAGAGCTTCATCTCGTTTTTCAAGTTTCATCGGGCAGTTACGGCGTAGCCTCCATGCCTGATAAAGAATTCGAGGAGAAAAATCTTGTCCATATAATTCATAGCAAAAATGATGGATTTTTTCTCTAATGACCATTACTGATGACTGAAACTGAGGGTGGCTCGCCACTAGTTCTAGGCCATGTTGGTAGCACCACACTAGGTTATCGAGATGCTCTTGTAATGGGAGATAGATATGCTGTTGTCGCTCAGCCCATTTATAAACATCTATACCCAAGGCTAAACCGTGGCCAATCCGGTCCCCCGGTTGATAGTCACAAAAAGTAACAGCTTCATCAACGGCTCGTAATCCACTAAGAATATGCCCAAAATCCTCTCCTGCATGCAGGGTGATAAAGGGTTGTCGCAATCGTTTTTCATTTGGAAACTTATGGTGATGGGTTGCGCTTCTTAAAGTGCGCAACGCCGGGGCAAACACCTCAATAGGTAATTCATTTTCATTGCCTGCTACATCAAGACCTCGCAACATGGCTCTAAGATCAACACGGCGGCTATCAGTAAAGTCTCTATTCATAATAGGGTATGAATCAAAAGTAACAGAGCCCATGAACCTCTGTAATTTCCTTACCACCTTATCGCTTTTGTTGCGTCCTTCTTTATATCGTCTATCTCCTCCCTTCTTTTTGGAGAACTCTCTGGTAAAGTGATAAACAAAATGGATCTGAGTGTCTAATTTTTGTTCTAAAAATACTCGAGCTGCCTTGGCAAAATAACGATAATTGTCTCCGGTAACCCTAAATTCGCGCAAATGTTGGTCAAAGAGGTCGTGAAGTTGACTGTGTTGGCTATAGTTCATACCTGTAACTGGCATTCGATATGTAAATCTAAAATACTTAACAAAATCCCCCAGTCCAACTCCAGAGACAACCATATAATTACGTAATACTGATGCGGTTTGAATAAATGCTTGTGCCATCGAGGTTTGTCGAACGGTTGTAGCACGCCGCAATAGCAGTAAGATGGCAGTTGTGAGTAGTAACCAGCTAGCTGGACCGCTTTCATCTATGGCTGCAACGAGAAGGCGATGAACAGGGCCTGCGGCAGGAAACTCTTTCAATTCAGCAGCATGTGACTCTATCATATGGGTAGCCAAGGAATCCCAATGATATGATTCGCATTCATCTTCATTGCCTTCAGCGCCACTTTCACGCATTAATAATCCGAACAATCTATGAAACATTACTGGTAACGATGTAAGATCACACGCGCCGCTATTAAATAAGCTATGCTCCTGACGATAAGGCCACTCTTCTCGCGTCACTTGATCGGGCCGTTTATTTAAATGCAGGGCAAAAGAGGCCATTGATAGGCTGTAATGCCCATTTCCGCCTAGGTGTACATGATTATCGGCAATGGGTTCTCCATCAAAACGCTTAGGCAGAGCATTAGGGCATTGGGTTCGAGCTAGCTCAGTCACCTGTTCCACCGATAACATTCCATTATCTAGTAACTCAGCATATGCCTCTCCTATCACCCAGGCTGGATCTACTTGAGAAAGTAGTACAAGCCAGGTCTCCAACTGGTGATGTTTCACCTCAAAACGATCACCACGCCAGTGGATAAAGGCTTGCTGAAGTTTATTTAATATCGATAAGTAATCGACAGGGTGGTCGATATTTGTCCACTGACTCAGAGCAAGGTCTGAATCCTCTTTACGCAAGCGACCAGGTAAATAAGACTGGTAGTCTCTTAATGCCATGTGATATAGCTTTCTTTGGCTATCCACTTCAGTAACCGCTGACTCTGGGGGATTTAAAGCATGATCGAGCAGGCGGTCAGAACTGAGCAGCATGGCAGGTACCAACCAATGTAGTTGCATATTATCCATTCTCATCCTCGCCAAACTCTCCATTCAACATTTTCAGGATGTTTCGCTGGTATAGTTTGTATTGATTTACGTCTTTCCCTTCCAGTTCATGTTTGATTTTCACCCAAAGTTCTTTCCTTAAGTTCACTTCGGCTTTCTTTTGTTCGATTGCATCCTTTAACTGAGTAACAGTTGAAATTCCCTCAGTTTTATTAATAAAGGCTGTTATTGTATCCATATCAAAATTGGAAGGTTTAGTGATTTTTGCGGAGCTTTTTTCTGTATCTTTTGAGTCAGAACCTCCACTTGAACCACCTGAACTGTTAGTGATTTTGGCAGAAGTAACATCGCTGCAATTATCGATGTCCACACCTAATCCGACAAATATAGGATGGTTTAATATGGCTTTTAAAAAATGTGCATTGTAAGGAACTTGATCTCTAGAGTCAGTTTTATGTTTTGTATCTTCCTCAGTTGAAATTTCCTTGGAATTTCTGTGTGATGCAGTATTGATCCAACTTACATTTATCTTATAAGTGCTAGAATAATTTGCGTAAGTGCCCATTTTCCGAAGGGTACCTTGCGACGTTGTTAGAGCCAAGTTAGCAGGCACTACACCTTGCTGTTTAATAAAGAAACCAAAGGCATTAGTCAGGATATATCGGAAACGAAGAATAGCATCGAGTAACTGATCTTCTTTTACTTCTTTGGTGCCTTTGTGGTACTGGCGCCGTAACAGATCAAGCTGACTGAATGCTTTATTAAATACCGCAGAAAGTAGTGAGATAAGATGGGTTGGATCAGCTAAGTAAGCCTGTACATCATCCTTATATTCATTAACCCATTGAACCAAATCGTTCGCAAACGAATTCATAGTAACGCTATTGCCTTCATCACTTACTTGTCCAGTATTGCCTTCATCAGATGGGGAGGTCTCTTCGACTGGTTTGGTTGGATTCAATTTATGGATTGAGTAGAACGGGGATGAGTTTAATACTTCTAGAAATTGATTCTTCCATGTGTCCCCAGTTATTGGTCCACTTTGAGTTGTCGCCATTAGCAACGATGTACCCAGTAATTCGAATGCTCTACTGAAAAAGATCTTACGCTGTTGGTTCCCTTGGGTGTTGTAATATGCCCAATGGGTATAAATTGCTAGGGATAGCTGATTAGTTTCCTTTTCCGCTTCATTACCTGTGATTGACATATTATCAGTATGCATTTCTAAGGGCGGCATACTGCGTAATATGTTACCTCTTAGAGAATGGGAAAGAAGGTATTTATTTGTACCCGCATTCTTATCTTTATCGAATGGCTCAGCTAAATTTTTTTGCTCAGCAATAAAGTCATTACCAGCCCATGGCAAACGTTCATCGGCTTGCTGTCTCACATTAAAGGCTATTAATTGACTCAACCGATAAGCTTCTGACTTTTGGATAAGTTGGATCGCTGATTGTGCCAACACATAACCCGCACCATGCTGCTTAGCCTCGGACCAGAGCCGCATACTTTCCCATTTTAGTATTAGATTAGTACTTTGTACCTCAGTACAAGATACTGCAGAAGGAGGTAGTAATCTCACTAATTGGCCGACTTCGCGAGCGGAGTTAGGTTGTGGGTAGTCGGCGCTCTTTTCTTCACCATTGATTGGACCGAAGAAACTCTGTCTTAACGAATATTGATAGTCTGAATATGAAACCTTCTTACTGTCTGTCGATAGAGTGGTGTCTATAATCCAGAGCTGTGGCACCAAATCTTCTATAGGCTGTAAGGCAATACGGTAATTGTTGGGCAGCACCTTGGTTAAATATGCCTCTGTCAGCTCTCGGCTGATCCGATCTCCATCTTCTTTTTCAAGTTTATCCGCTTTTTCATTTTTTAAGCTATTTATCAACTTTATTTTTACTAGGTGTTGATAAAGACCCAAATCACCACTAACCAATGGAATAATGTCAGGGCAAGAGAGCCTCCGCCGGATTTCTTCCAGTACCGGGTAAGCTTGATCCAATGCCATATCAACATCATCAATCGACAGCACTATGGCGTCGCACTTAAGAATTAGTTTCGCTGCAGTGACAAAGTCATAAAATAGTGCATCGATTCTGATACCCGAACTGTATTGGATAATCTTATCCAAACCAGTATGTTCACTTTTTTCGCCAGGTTGCTCGATAGCGTCTGCTAGTTTGCGTAACACTTCATAAAAAGATTGTTTATTTTTTTCTTGTTCTGATGTTTTTTGTTGGCATGTACAAGGATTAAGCGCATCAATCACCTGATTGTAAATATGTGCGACGATAACATTGGTAAAACTGTCATGATCTTGTAGTAGGGTGGGATCGATCAGAGGAGCAAAGAACAACTTAGCTTTATCTCTACTTGGTGACTTTTCCCAAATAGATTTAGCATTTTTGAGGAACACTGATTTCCCAGTTCCTCTGCTGCCACTGATTAAGATCGAATTATGAATATTGTGGCCAATATTATTGCTTGAATGAACTCTCTCTCTGCTCGCGTTATACTTCTTAGCTTGCAAGCCAAAATGCTCCAGATGTCTAACTAAGGCTGTTGCAGCCCGCCTTTGCCAGAGCTCCTGAGAAGAAAAGTGTTCGTCATATTCAGCTTTACCTAGATCTAGTTCGATCGGCTCCATGGCCCCACCTTATGATTGGATTATCGTTTAATTTTTAATAATGTGCTGTATCATATTTTTAACTAAGACTTAAATCTATGTAGTTCAGGTAAATAATTGATAAAAATCATCTATATTTCAAATTTTATATGAATTTGGTCTAGAGTTATCCTTCGGATAAACAGGCTCTACATTAGTCTGAAGAATATCGCAGAATAGTTAATTAGCTAACTTGATTAGAGGTCGTCTTACGTTTTCTAGGGGGACCAGAGAGTGTAGAGAGCAGTAGCCCAACTCTACTGGAAAGAGATATGTTCCAGTTTCTGGAGCATACTCAGCTAAAATGATTGATGTCCTAGGCTTTATTTGAAGAGTCAACTTTATGATAACGACAATTATCATGGTATTGAATGTAACTCATTTATGCCATGTTATGTGTTAGTTCTAAAGCTCAAATACAGTCTGATCGCCTGTTTTTTTCATACCAGAAGTTATCCGAAAACTAATCTGTCAATAGTTACGTAGTTGGCAAAGAATGTTACAACAATCAGCCAGCTATCTTGAATTAATGGATGATTTTATGGGGTGATAACAATCCTGATATCGGGGAAGGGAGATCTAGTTCCTCGATATTCATTATGTGTTATAAAATCGAACTGATGAATGGCATAAACTAGAGATAAAAGGGAAGAAAAATGACTGGGAGAGCTATTAGTCATTCAATGATAAGTATTGAAAACCTCATTGAGGAATATCAGCCGGAATTTAATCAGGTTGACTCGGCGGAGATGCAGGTATTTTTGAGCCAACTTCAGAACATCGTGGCCAGTAATAATACTCTGATTCTAAAGACTGTCGCTGAGCTATTGCCTTTACGCTTTTTTGTTGATGACTATCAACGAGGTTATAAATGGCTAAAACAACAAGTTGAAGAGTTACTTAATGATATCCACGAGTTTGAGCCTGGAGATGATAGTTTTTATTGTTTACAGCCTGTTGTAGTCAAACATCATTGTACGGAAACGACTGGGCTAAAAGGTCGATGGGAGCTTATTGATGGTCAGCAGCGTATGACCACAGTGTTTATGATCTTGGCTTATTTACAACATGATAGCTTTTCGATTGATTACCAAACTCGTGCTAGTAGCAGTCTCTTTTTACGCAACTACTTACCTTTGACGCTTGAATCTGAAAACTGGGATGATTTTCTTGATAGGCAAAATCTGGAGGATGCGAGAGAGACTGAGCTAGATAATGTTGATAATTATCACTTTTACAGAGCTTATAAAACTATTGACTGTTGGTTTTCTGATGAAAGTCGATTTGCTGATGATACAAGTAAAAAATATTGGCTAAACAAACTATTACAGTACACTAAAGTCATCTGGTACGCAGCTAGAGAAGATAATACAGCGATTGATAAGCTGCAATCCATCGATATTTTTATGCGTATCAACAGTGGCAAGATTCCGTTGACTAATGCTGAATTGATAAAGGCACTGTATTTAAATTGTGTGGTTAATACTGGTAATCGTGAGTTGGCGTTGTTACAGCAGTCGGAAATGGCCCAGCAATGGGATATGGTCGAGCATGGATTGCAAGGGGCGGAATTCTGGGCTTTTTTGAATCCGTCTGACTGTCTAGCTAACAGCGCTACACGTATAGAGCTGCTTTTTGACTTGATTAGTGGCAAACCAGAGGCTGCAAAGCGCCCGAAC
Coding sequences:
- the rdrB gene encoding antiviral RADAR system adenosine deaminase RdrB; its protein translation is MDNMQLHWLVPAMLLSSDRLLDHALNPPESAVTEVDSQRKLYHMALRDYQSYLPGRLRKEDSDLALSQWTNIDHPVDYLSILNKLQQAFIHWRGDRFEVKHHQLETWLVLLSQVDPAWVIGEAYAELLDNGMLSVEQVTELARTQCPNALPKRFDGEPIADNHVHLGGNGHYSLSMASFALHLNKRPDQVTREEWPYRQEHSLFNSGACDLTSLPVMFHRLFGLLMRESGAEGNEDECESYHWDSLATHMIESHAAELKEFPAAGPVHRLLVAAIDESGPASWLLLTTAILLLLRRATTVRQTSMAQAFIQTASVLRNYMVVSGVGLGDFVKYFRFTYRMPVTGMNYSQHSQLHDLFDQHLREFRVTGDNYRYFAKAARVFLEQKLDTQIHFVYHFTREFSKKKGGDRRYKEGRNKSDKVVRKLQRFMGSVTFDSYPIMNRDFTDSRRVDLRAMLRGLDVAGNENELPIEVFAPALRTLRSATHHHKFPNEKRLRQPFITLHAGEDFGHILSGLRAVDEAVTFCDYQPGDRIGHGLALGIDVYKWAERQQHIYLPLQEHLDNLVWCYQHGLELVASHPQFQSSVMVIREKIHHFCYELYGQDFSPRILYQAWRLRRNCPMKLEKRDEALGTKWPLWVPDFDLIRHAQDENNSSSANESYQLWVKYLDRPRHDRDREQVVSIHYSRNGKIGARNLLSGQLEDVLSPAELELIHGIQDLMLERFSQSQWVLEACPTSNLYIGRLNSYDEHPIFRWSPPKRDELQPGGRANLFGIRSGSVRVCINTDDAGLMPTTLENEHRVLKDCAISSYGASDQDASLWIDSIRRTGVELFRSNHLNWAD
- a CDS encoding DUF262 domain-containing protein; this encodes MTGRAISHSMISIENLIEEYQPEFNQVDSAEMQVFLSQLQNIVASNNTLILKTVAELLPLRFFVDDYQRGYKWLKQQVEELLNDIHEFEPGDDSFYCLQPVVVKHHCTETTGLKGRWELIDGQQRMTTVFMILAYLQHDSFSIDYQTRASSSLFLRNYLPLTLESENWDDFLDRQNLEDARETELDNVDNYHFYRAYKTIDCWFSDESRFADDTSKKYWLNKLLQYTKVIWYAAREDNTAIDKLQSIDIFMRINSGKIPLTNAELIKALYLNCVVNTGNRELALLQQSEMAQQWDMVEHGLQGAEFWAFLNPSDCLANSATRIELLFDLISGKPEAAKRPNSEEQDKYFAFNYYNRQLKSCDSTHVRVLKLWHEVKQGYYRLLEWYNDDELYHLVGFLISRNISNIQKLWKLADQKSKSDFAYSLKELIAQELRKYFKSESGTDFLFTQVQYDAKSRSKIISILILFNIGVHRTNRTRLSFKTYRDTSWDIEHIHAQQSQELNDQAQAESWFEDQIKILESDHIPSTIKAKLEEKLHAWHSSNASSEPNCKELRNAYLNALLDVVGEISDEEAHGLDNLCLLSATVNRGIGNEIFSMKRQLIINYEKGNQFIPIATKNVFSKFYCTSVSQMHKWSADDRSSYREALITSFEYFLGKGVLV